In a genomic window of Spiroplasma melliferum:
- a CDS encoding pyruvate kinase yields MDKFNINEKMKRTKIITTIGPSTHSAGAIEELFKTGMTTIRLNFSHGDHAEQGARIVWAREVSAKIGKPISVLLDTKGPEIRVGIMKGGKQEIVAGATVTIYSLPTEYQNREGTGTEITVSYDMSQDLKVGDVVLVDDGKLQLNVTGIKPGIIETKAFNHHIVKTNKRINLPGVDFTLPFLAEKDINDIKFGVEQGIDYIAASFVNTAGNIKEIRKLLKECKAEHVQIIAKIESQIGINNIDEIIAAADGIMVARGDLGLEIPYYDVPYWEKIIISKCREAGKIVIVATQMLETMTENPSPTRAEVTDVYFATELGSDATMLSGESANGDYPFIAVHTMAMINKRAEHEFYSKLYYEKQLEDAMNSTTGPRADIAKKLANKCKDGKYEYAVVVSNTGELLKTISKFRPNVVILGVSPLPELYTAFGSWHSIFMNKVDNYEAFKTDEKAICEVAKKWGAKIGSTILFARNEEIKEITIK; encoded by the coding sequence ATGGATAAATTTAATATTAACGAGAAAATGAAAAGAACGAAAATTATTACAACAATTGGGCCAAGTACACATTCAGCGGGAGCCATTGAAGAATTGTTTAAAACAGGAATGACAACAATTCGCTTAAACTTTTCACATGGAGATCATGCTGAACAAGGAGCACGAATTGTATGAGCACGAGAAGTTAGTGCTAAAATTGGAAAACCAATTTCAGTGTTATTAGATACGAAAGGACCAGAAATTCGTGTTGGAATAATGAAAGGTGGGAAACAAGAAATTGTTGCTGGAGCAACAGTTACGATTTATTCATTACCAACGGAATATCAAAACCGTGAAGGAACTGGAACAGAAATCACTGTTTCATATGATATGTCACAAGATTTAAAAGTTGGTGATGTGGTGCTAGTTGATGATGGAAAATTACAGTTAAATGTTACTGGTATTAAACCAGGCATTATTGAAACAAAAGCTTTCAACCATCATATTGTTAAAACAAACAAACGAATTAATTTACCAGGGGTTGACTTTACATTACCATTTTTAGCTGAAAAAGATATTAATGATATTAAATTTGGAGTTGAACAAGGGATTGACTATATTGCAGCATCATTTGTTAACACAGCTGGTAATATCAAAGAAATTCGCAAATTATTAAAAGAGTGTAAAGCTGAACATGTTCAAATTATTGCCAAAATTGAATCACAAATTGGAATTAATAATATTGATGAAATTATTGCCGCTGCTGATGGAATTATGGTTGCACGGGGAGATTTAGGTTTAGAAATTCCTTATTATGATGTTCCATATTGAGAAAAAATTATTATTAGTAAATGTCGTGAAGCAGGGAAAATTGTTATTGTTGCAACACAAATGTTAGAAACAATGACAGAAAATCCATCGCCAACGCGAGCAGAAGTAACTGATGTTTATTTTGCAACAGAATTAGGTTCTGATGCAACGATGTTATCAGGTGAATCAGCAAATGGTGATTATCCGTTTATTGCTGTTCATACAATGGCAATGATTAACAAACGAGCAGAGCATGAATTTTATTCAAAATTGTACTATGAAAAGCAATTAGAAGACGCTATGAATTCAACAACAGGCCCACGCGCTGATATTGCTAAAAAATTAGCAAATAAATGTAAAGATGGAAAATATGAGTATGCCGTTGTTGTCTCAAATACAGGGGAATTATTAAAAACAATTTCAAAATTCCGCCCAAATGTGGTAATTTTAGGAGTTAGTCCATTACCAGAATTATATACTGCCTTTGGATCATGACATTCAATTTTTATGAATAAAGTTGATAATTATGAAGCATTTAAAACAGATGAAAAAGCAATTTGTGAAGTGGCAAAAAAATGAGGGGCAAAAATTGGTTCAACAATTCTATTTGCTCGCAATGAAGAAATTAAAGAAATTACAATTAAATAA
- a CDS encoding spiralin produces MKKLLSILAVFGVSAVGTTSVVACNKTESNNLSRVKTIAAPATVAASTPKAVTKPEIKTALEANVLKAVQGVVKTATAADFQFDVYKNSKGTALETIDLEAGKVDVYVQITPAKDKTVVIGKSGYIKVTLPKHGEVTKVDIKDVTVTEQTVGIKASTPKAVKKDELNAVNTDTTLAKAVLDAIQKIAPNAGASDFEITNNGAEGDYEAAKEVEVTVKAKNDSANISGQFKFKAKVTATAPTE; encoded by the coding sequence ATGAAGAAACTTTTATCGATTTTAGCAGTTTTTGGTGTATCAGCTGTCGGAACAACATCAGTGGTTGCATGTAATAAAACTGAAAGTAATAATTTATCAAGAGTTAAAACAATTGCAGCACCTGCAACTGTAGCAGCATCAACCCCAAAAGCAGTTACAAAGCCTGAAATTAAAACAGCGTTAGAAGCTAATGTTTTAAAAGCAGTGCAAGGAGTTGTAAAAACAGCAACAGCAGCTGATTTTCAATTTGACGTTTATAAAAACAGCAAAGGTACAGCATTAGAAACAATTGATTTAGAAGCAGGTAAAGTTGATGTTTATGTTCAAATTACTCCAGCAAAAGATAAAACTGTTGTTATTGGTAAATCAGGATACATTAAAGTAACTTTACCAAAACATGGAGAAGTAACAAAAGTAGATATTAAAGATGTAACAGTAACTGAGCAAACTGTAGGAATTAAAGCATCAACCCCAAAAGCAGTTAAAAAAGATGAGTTAAATGCAGTTAATACTGATACAACTCTTGCAAAAGCTGTTTTAGATGCTATACAAAAGATAGCACCAAATGCAGGAGCAAGTGATTTTGAAATTACAAATAATGGTGCTGAGGGAGACTATGAAGCTGCAAAAGAAGTTGAAGTAACAGTTAAAGCAAAAAATGATTCAGCAAACATTTCTGGTCAATTTAAATTTAAAGCAAAAGTAACAGCTACAGCACCAACAGAATAA
- a CDS encoding 6-phosphofructokinase, producing MLKKIGILTSGGDSQGMNAAIAGVIKTAHAKGLETYIIRDGYLGLINNWMEVVDNNFADSIMRLGGTVIGSARLPEFKDPEVQKKAVDILKKQEIAALVVIGGDGSYQGAQRLTELGINCIALPGTIDNDITSSDYTIGFDTAINIVVEAIDRLRDTMQSHNRCSIVEVMGHACGDIALYAGIAGGADIISINEAALSETEIANRVAMLHQAQKRSVIVVVSEMIYPDVHKLAKLVESKSGYITRATVLGHTQRGGNPTAMDRYRAFQMAQFAVEQIIAGVGGLAIGNQGDQIIARPIMEALSIPRSSRKEIWAKFDQLNQNIYQKS from the coding sequence ATGCTTAAAAAAATTGGAATTTTAACATCTGGTGGTGATTCACAAGGAATGAATGCTGCAATTGCGGGAGTTATTAAAACAGCACATGCAAAAGGACTAGAAACATATATTATTCGTGATGGTTATTTAGGATTAATTAATAATTGAATGGAAGTTGTTGATAATAATTTTGCGGATAGTATTATGCGTTTAGGGGGAACTGTGATTGGAAGTGCACGCTTACCGGAATTTAAAGACCCAGAAGTACAAAAAAAAGCTGTTGATATTTTAAAAAAGCAAGAAATTGCGGCATTAGTAGTTATTGGTGGTGATGGTAGTTATCAAGGTGCTCAACGGTTAACAGAGTTGGGAATTAATTGTATTGCTTTACCGGGAACAATTGATAATGATATCACTTCATCAGATTATACGATTGGGTTTGATACTGCAATTAATATTGTTGTTGAAGCAATTGACCGCTTGCGTGATACAATGCAATCACATAATCGTTGTTCAATTGTTGAAGTAATGGGTCATGCTTGCGGTGATATTGCTTTATACGCTGGGATTGCTGGTGGAGCAGATATTATTTCAATTAATGAAGCTGCTTTATCTGAAACAGAAATTGCTAATCGGGTTGCGATGTTACATCAAGCACAAAAGCGAAGTGTCATTGTTGTTGTTAGTGAAATGATTTATCCCGATGTGCATAAATTAGCAAAATTAGTTGAAAGTAAAAGTGGTTACATTACTCGTGCAACAGTTTTAGGACACACTCAACGGGGTGGTAATCCAACGGCCATGGACCGTTATCGTGCTTTTCAAATGGCACAATTTGCTGTTGAACAAATTATTGCAGGCGTAGGTGGTTTAGCAATTGGCAATCAAGGTGATCAAATTATTGCTCGTCCAATTATGGAAGCATTAAGTATTCCGCGTTCATCACGGAAAGAAATTTGAGCTAAATTTGATCAATTAAATCAGAATATTTATCAAAAATCATAA